A DNA window from Limanda limanda chromosome 6, fLimLim1.1, whole genome shotgun sequence contains the following coding sequences:
- the mrps22 gene encoding 28S ribosomal protein S22, mitochondrial, producing the protein MAALSSARCLFRSCSRIKHVQRSRHTLMRCGVRTFSGGAQDTGTVRPQFTDAAVQDILSRITGLDLQKVFRPIQQQLKPPTYKLMTDEQVEQAVMGATEKAKKLLQMPPVLPERKPISDVLAEDKMLEGMDTAKFVFTDITYNIPHRERFIVVREPTGTLRKASWEERDRLVQVYFPKEGRKLTAPLIFKEENMKMVFTQDRHEDVLDLCLVQFEPDSSEYIRVHAAAYEDLDKHGKYELLCSTRHFGGMAWYLVNARRVDGLVVDMLKRLLFKDAVSLVSLFHMVHPNSESAQEAASQQATGTDLLKIYAQMESQRSGYIELALQAYEQTAAEGSAA; encoded by the exons ATGGCGGCGCTCAGCTCAGCGCGGTGCTTGTTCCGGAGCTGCTCGCGGATTAAACACGTCCAGAGAAGCAGACACACGCTGATGAGATGTGGCGTCAGGACGTTCAGCGGCGGAGCTCAGGACACAG GCACTGTTAGGCCCCAGTTCACAGATGCAGCTGTGCAGGACATCCTCAGCAGGATAACGGGCCTGGACCTGCAGAAAGTGTTCCGACccatccagcagcagctgaagcCGCCGACATACAAACTCATGACTGACGAACAAGTGGAGCAG GCCGTCATGGGAGCCACAGAGAAGGcgaagaagctgctgcagatgcCCCCCGTGCTGCCGGAGAGGAAGCCCATCAGTGACGTTCTGGCTGAGGATAAGATGCTGGAGGGCATGGACACGGCTAAATTCGTCTTTACAGACATCACATACAATATCCCACACAGG GAGAGGTTCATCGTTGTACGGGAGCCCACCGGGACCCTGCGGAAGGCGagctgggaggagagagaccgGCTCGTTCAGGTCTACTTCCCCAAGGAGGGACGCAAGCTCACAGCCCCCCTCATCTTCAAGGAAGAGAATATGAAA ATGGTGTTTACTCAGGACCGGCACGAGGACGTGTTGGACCTGTGTCTGGTCCAGTTTGAACCGGACTCCTCAGAATACATCAGG GTGCACGCTGCCGCCTATGAGGACCTGGACAAGCATGGCAAGTACGAGCTGCTGTGCTCCACCAGACACTTCGGAGGAATGGCCTGGTACCTGGTCAACGCTCGCAGGGTGGACGGGCTCGTGGTGGACATGCTGAAGAGATTGCT GTTTAAGGATGCCGTGAGCCTAGTGTCTCTGTTCCACATGGTCCACCCCAACAGTGAGTCAGCCCAGGAGGCTGCCAGCCAACAGGCCACTGGCACTGACCTGCTTAAG ATCTATGCCCAGATGGAGTCCCAGAGGTCGGGCTACATTGAACTGGCCCTGCAGGCGTATGAACAGACGGCTGCTGAAGGATCTGCTGCTTGA